In Afipia sp. GAS231, a single window of DNA contains:
- the sdhD gene encoding succinate dehydrogenase, hydrophobic membrane anchor protein — MRTPLGRVRNLGASHSGTSDFWRQRLTAVAMTLLIVPVIVVVLMLIGRNQAGAAQILGSLPIAIILLLFIIASAWHMKIGMQVVIEDYIHSEKLKLASVMANNFFCFAVALASIYAILKLSSGV, encoded by the coding sequence ATGCGCACGCCGCTGGGGCGCGTTCGCAACCTCGGCGCCTCGCATTCCGGCACGTCCGATTTCTGGCGCCAGCGCCTCACGGCGGTAGCGATGACGCTGCTGATCGTGCCCGTCATCGTGGTCGTGCTGATGCTGATCGGCCGCAACCAGGCGGGTGCGGCACAGATTCTCGGCTCGCTGCCGATCGCGATCATCCTGTTGCTGTTCATCATCGCCAGCGCCTGGCACATGAAGATCGGCATGCAGGTCGTGATCGAGGACTACATCCACAGTGAGAAACTGAAGCTCGCCAGCGTGATGGCCAACAACTTCTTCTGTTTCGCGGTGGCGCTGGCCTCGATCTACGCCATTCTAAAATTGTCATCGGGAGTCTAA
- the sdhC gene encoding succinate dehydrogenase, cytochrome b556 subunit, whose protein sequence is MTARIERPLSPHMQTYRWTLTMALSIVHRATGIALYFGTLLLAWWLIAAASGPTAYAHVQAFTGSFIGRLIVFGYTWALLHHLLSGLRHFVWDLGYGFKASEREGLTWGAAIGGISLTVLVWIVAYTIGGGR, encoded by the coding sequence ATGACCGCCAGGATCGAACGACCGCTTTCCCCGCATATGCAGACCTATCGCTGGACCCTGACGATGGCGCTGTCCATCGTTCACCGGGCAACCGGGATCGCGCTGTATTTCGGCACGCTTCTATTGGCCTGGTGGCTGATTGCCGCCGCCTCCGGCCCCACCGCCTACGCCCATGTGCAGGCCTTTACCGGCAGCTTCATCGGGCGGCTGATCGTGTTCGGCTACACTTGGGCGCTGCTGCACCATCTGCTCTCGGGGCTGCGCCATTTCGTCTGGGACCTCGGCTACGGCTTCAAGGCGAGCGAGCGCGAGGGCCTGACCTGGGGTGCTGCGATCGGCGGCATTTCGCTGACGGTACTGGTCTGGATCGTCGCCTACACGATCGGAGGCGGCCGATGA
- a CDS encoding sulfite exporter TauE/SafE family protein: protein MAIAGLNVTELVELALMLVGVGAISGFFAGVFGIGGGAILVPVFYECFRLAGVPLEVRMPLCIGTSLAIIIPTSLSSFRAHYARGAVDMEILKTWLIPIVIGVIAGGITARYAPERLFKIVFVCVAWTAAARLILGRASWKLGDEFPSGPLMKIYGFIVGLLSTLMGVGGGLFLNLLMTFYGRPIHQAVATSSALAVLISIPGAIGYVYAGWPAAAHYPEVTALQFPFALGYVSLIGALLVMPTSLLVAPLGVRVAHAMSKRTLEVAFGSYLFIVGSRFVISLASGQ from the coding sequence ATGGCCATCGCCGGGCTTAACGTCACCGAGCTTGTCGAACTGGCGCTGATGCTGGTCGGCGTCGGCGCGATATCGGGGTTTTTCGCCGGCGTGTTCGGGATCGGCGGCGGTGCGATCCTGGTGCCGGTGTTCTACGAATGCTTCCGGCTCGCCGGCGTGCCGCTGGAAGTACGGATGCCGCTCTGCATCGGCACCTCGCTCGCCATCATCATTCCGACCTCGCTCAGCTCGTTTCGCGCCCATTACGCCCGCGGCGCGGTCGACATGGAGATATTGAAGACCTGGCTGATCCCGATCGTGATCGGCGTCATCGCCGGCGGGATCACCGCGCGTTACGCGCCGGAGCGGCTGTTCAAGATCGTGTTCGTCTGCGTGGCCTGGACCGCGGCGGCGCGGCTGATCCTCGGCCGCGCCAGCTGGAAGCTCGGCGACGAATTCCCATCGGGGCCGCTGATGAAAATCTATGGCTTCATCGTCGGGCTGCTCTCGACCCTGATGGGGGTCGGCGGCGGGCTGTTCCTCAACTTGCTGATGACGTTCTATGGAAGGCCGATCCACCAAGCGGTCGCGACCTCGTCGGCGCTGGCGGTCCTGATCTCGATCCCCGGCGCGATCGGCTACGTCTATGCCGGCTGGCCGGCGGCAGCACATTATCCAGAGGTCACAGCGCTGCAATTTCCATTCGCACTCGGTTACGTCTCGCTGATCGGTGCGCTCTTGGTGATGCCGACCAGCCTGCTGGTCGCACCGCTCGGCGTCCGCGTCGCGCATGCGATGTCGAAGCGCACGCTCGAGGTGGCGTTCGGCAGCTACCTGTTCATCGTCGGCAGCCGTTTCGTGATAAGCTTGGCGTCCGGGCAGTAA
- a CDS encoding cytochrome c oxidase assembly factor Coa1 family protein, which produces MTSTPPPIMPAAIPPELDRWNWGAFLLNWIWGVGNNTFIALLCFVPGVGIVMVFVLGAKGSRWAWRNGRWDSIEHFKRVQRLWAIWAVVIYLGAIVLAGGIFGGVFYALQHSDAYELGASTLQTNADAVAVLGTPIITGFPMGKISTNGASGRALLNFSATGPKASGRIFLEAIKQNGVWSLKNLRLKVDGREDAIDLLRQSRAELRSFPTLSPPSLRGAARRSNPYFREG; this is translated from the coding sequence ATGACCAGCACGCCTCCTCCCATCATGCCGGCGGCGATTCCGCCAGAACTCGACCGCTGGAATTGGGGCGCGTTTCTGCTGAACTGGATATGGGGCGTCGGCAACAACACCTTCATCGCGTTGCTGTGCTTTGTTCCCGGCGTCGGCATCGTCATGGTCTTCGTGCTTGGCGCCAAAGGCAGCCGTTGGGCGTGGCGCAACGGGCGTTGGGACAGCATCGAGCACTTCAAACGGGTCCAGCGGCTGTGGGCGATCTGGGCCGTCGTGATCTACCTCGGAGCCATTGTGCTGGCCGGCGGGATCTTCGGCGGCGTGTTCTATGCGCTCCAGCATTCCGACGCTTACGAGCTTGGCGCCTCCACGCTCCAGACCAATGCCGATGCGGTTGCCGTGCTCGGGACGCCGATCATAACCGGCTTTCCCATGGGCAAGATTTCAACCAACGGAGCGTCCGGACGCGCCCTTCTCAATTTTTCGGCGACCGGGCCGAAGGCCTCGGGACGGATTTTCCTGGAAGCGATCAAACAGAACGGAGTTTGGTCGCTGAAAAATCTCCGGCTCAAGGTCGACGGCCGCGAGGATGCGATCGATCTTCTCAGGCAGTCGAGGGCGGAGCTAAGAAGTTTTCCGACGCTCTCCCCTCCGTCATTGCGAGGAGCAGCGCGACGAAGCAATCCATATTTTCGCGAGGGATAG
- a CDS encoding malonyl-CoA synthase, translated as MNANLFSRLFDTSDNPNRLAIEMLDGTKISYGDLIARAGQMANVLVARGVKTGDRVAAQTEKSVPALVLYLATVRAGAVYLPLNTAYTLNELDYFIGDAEPSLVVCDPSKAEGIGAIAAKVNAKVETLGADGKGSLTDAAAKASSDFTTVARADDDLAAILYTSGTTGRSKGAMLTHDNLASNSLGLVDYWRFTDKDVLIHALPIYHTHGLFVASNVTLFARASMIFLPKLDPELIIKLMARATVLMGVPTFYTRLLQSPALTKETTKHMRLFISGSAPLLADTHREWSARTGFAILERYGMTETNMNTSNPYDGDRVPGAVGLPLPGVSVRVTDPETGKELARDTIGMIEVKGPNVFKGYWRMPEKTKAEFRDDGFFITGDLGKIDDKGYVHILGRGKDLVISGGFNVYPKEIESEIDAMPGVVESAVIGVPHADFGEGVTAVLVCTKDADVTEAGVLKALDGRLAKFKMPKRVFVVDELPRNAMGKVQKNILRDTYAKIYAK; from the coding sequence ATGAACGCCAACCTGTTTTCTCGCCTGTTCGACACGTCAGACAATCCGAACCGGCTCGCGATCGAGATGCTTGACGGCACCAAAATCAGCTACGGCGACCTGATCGCCCGCGCCGGGCAGATGGCGAATGTGCTGGTTGCACGCGGCGTCAAGACCGGCGACCGTGTTGCGGCGCAAACCGAAAAATCGGTGCCGGCGCTGGTGCTCTATCTCGCGACCGTGCGCGCGGGCGCGGTGTACCTGCCGCTCAACACCGCCTACACGCTGAACGAACTCGACTACTTCATCGGCGATGCCGAACCGTCGCTGGTGGTGTGCGATCCCTCGAAGGCCGAAGGCATCGGCGCGATCGCGGCCAAGGTCAACGCCAAGGTCGAAACGCTCGGCGCCGACGGCAAGGGTTCGCTGACCGATGCCGCGGCGAAAGCGTCTTCCGATTTCACCACCGTCGCGCGCGCCGACGATGACCTCGCCGCAATCCTCTATACCTCAGGCACCACCGGCCGCTCCAAGGGCGCGATGCTGACGCATGACAATCTGGCGTCGAACTCCCTGGGCCTGGTCGACTACTGGCGCTTCACCGACAAGGACGTTTTGATCCACGCGCTGCCGATCTATCACACCCACGGCCTGTTCGTGGCGAGCAACGTCACGCTGTTCGCGCGCGCCTCGATGATCTTCCTGCCGAAGCTCGACCCCGAACTGATCATCAAGCTGATGGCGCGGGCCACCGTGCTGATGGGCGTGCCGACCTTCTATACGCGGCTGCTGCAGAGCCCGGCGCTGACCAAAGAGACGACCAAGCACATGCGGCTGTTCATTTCAGGCTCGGCGCCGCTGCTGGCCGATACCCATCGCGAATGGTCGGCTCGAACAGGTTTTGCCATCCTCGAACGCTACGGCATGACCGAAACCAACATGAACACCTCGAACCCCTATGACGGCGATCGCGTCCCCGGCGCCGTCGGCCTTCCCCTGCCCGGCGTCTCCGTGCGCGTCACCGATCCCGAGACCGGCAAGGAGCTGGCGCGCGACACCATCGGCATGATCGAGGTCAAGGGCCCGAACGTCTTCAAGGGTTATTGGCGGATGCCGGAGAAGACAAAAGCCGAATTCCGCGATGACGGCTTCTTCATCACCGGCGATCTCGGCAAGATCGACGACAAGGGCTATGTCCACATCCTCGGCCGCGGCAAGGATCTCGTCATCTCCGGCGGCTTCAACGTCTACCCGAAGGAAATCGAGAGCGAGATCGACGCCATGCCGGGGGTGGTGGAATCCGCCGTGATCGGCGTGCCGCATGCCGATTTCGGCGAAGGCGTCACCGCGGTGCTGGTCTGCACCAAGGATGCCGACGTCACCGAGGCCGGCGTGCTGAAGGCGCTCGACGGCCGGCTCGCCAAATTCAAGATGCCGAAGCGCGTCTTCGTCGTCGACGAACTGCCGCGCAACGCCATGGGCAAGGTGCAGAAGAATATCTTGCGGGATACCTACGCGAAGATTTACGCGAAGTAG
- a CDS encoding SDR family oxidoreductase has product MSNNGKRVAWVTGGGSGIGEAAAAALAADGWIVVVSGRRKDALEHVVANITKNGGKAEAIALDVSDKDSVNKAADQIVAKHARIDLLVNSAGINVPKRSWADMELSGWDKLVEINLNGVLYCMHAVLPTMRKQKDGCIINVASWAGRHVSKMPGPAYTTTKHAVQALTHSFNMDECVNGLRACCFSPGEVATPILKLRPVVPSEAEQAKMLQPEDCGRTIAFVASMPPRVCMNEILISPTHNRGFIQTPHNRD; this is encoded by the coding sequence ATGTCAAATAACGGGAAACGCGTGGCCTGGGTGACCGGCGGCGGCAGCGGGATCGGCGAGGCCGCGGCGGCAGCGCTGGCAGCGGATGGCTGGATCGTGGTGGTTTCGGGGCGCCGCAAGGACGCGCTGGAGCACGTGGTCGCTAACATCACCAAAAACGGCGGCAAGGCCGAGGCCATCGCGCTCGACGTCTCTGACAAGGACAGCGTCAACAAGGCCGCCGACCAGATCGTCGCCAAACATGCCCGGATCGACCTGTTGGTCAACAGCGCCGGGATCAACGTGCCGAAGCGAAGCTGGGCCGACATGGAACTGTCGGGCTGGGACAAGCTGGTCGAAATCAATCTCAACGGCGTGCTGTATTGCATGCACGCGGTGCTGCCGACCATGCGCAAGCAGAAGGACGGCTGCATCATCAACGTCGCGTCGTGGGCCGGCCGCCACGTCTCGAAGATGCCGGGTCCGGCCTACACCACGACCAAGCATGCGGTGCAGGCGCTGACCCATTCCTTCAACATGGACGAATGTGTCAACGGCCTGCGCGCCTGCTGCTTCTCGCCCGGCGAAGTCGCGACCCCGATTCTGAAACTGCGCCCCGTGGTGCCGTCGGAAGCCGAGCAGGCCAAGATGCTGCAGCCCGAGGATTGCGGCCGCACCATCGCCTTCGTCGCCAGCATGCCGCCGCGGGTGTGCATGAACGAGATCCTGATCAGCCCGACGCATAATCGCGGCTTCATTCAGACGCCGCATAATCGGGATTGA
- a CDS encoding M20/M25/M40 family metallo-hydrolase, with product MLRLVRFSPHLSLACIAACTLALSAVTSSAAPMDRIHELAQQEQAPLLDTLRDLVNIESGSKDAEGLARLAALIGERLTRLGGKVETIEPTDIYRMGDTPPKPGAMVHAEFKGTGSKKVMLIAHMDTVYLRGMLKDQPFRIDGERAYGLAVADDKQGVALILHTVAMLQTLKFADYGTLTVLINGDEEISSPGSRSTITRMAAEQDAVFSYEGGGEDGRLRLATSGVGAAYLTVDGKASHAGSAPDKGVNALVELSHQVLQLSDLSRRDQGLSLNWTVSQAGTNRNVIPAQASAQADARALKVSDFTELEATLQQRVQTQRLPDAKVQLRFEMRRPPLEATPASRGLAAHGATIYEELGLPLKVVDVASGGGTDAAFAALKTAAPVIEGFGLSGYGAHSNDAEYVKLETIVPRLYLSVRMIMDVAQDKVK from the coding sequence ATGTTGCGTCTCGTCCGGTTCTCTCCGCATCTCTCCCTGGCTTGTATCGCCGCCTGCACCTTGGCGTTGTCGGCCGTGACCTCGTCGGCCGCGCCGATGGATCGCATCCACGAGCTGGCGCAGCAGGAACAAGCCCCGCTGCTCGACACGCTGCGCGACCTCGTGAATATCGAATCCGGCAGCAAGGATGCCGAGGGCCTGGCCCGGCTGGCGGCGTTGATCGGCGAACGCCTGACCCGGCTGGGCGGCAAGGTCGAGACCATCGAGCCGACCGACATCTACCGGATGGGCGACACGCCGCCCAAGCCGGGGGCCATGGTACACGCCGAATTCAAGGGGACCGGCAGCAAGAAGGTCATGCTGATCGCCCACATGGACACCGTGTACCTGCGCGGCATGCTGAAAGACCAGCCCTTCCGCATCGACGGCGAGCGCGCCTACGGCCTGGCCGTTGCCGACGACAAGCAGGGCGTTGCGCTCATCCTGCACACCGTGGCGATGCTGCAAACACTGAAGTTCGCGGATTACGGCACGCTGACCGTGCTGATCAACGGCGATGAGGAGATCAGCTCACCGGGCTCGCGCAGCACCATCACCCGCATGGCGGCCGAACAGGACGCCGTGTTCTCCTACGAAGGCGGCGGAGAGGACGGCCGCCTGCGGCTTGCCACCAGCGGCGTCGGCGCGGCCTACCTCACGGTGGACGGCAAGGCCTCGCACGCCGGCTCGGCGCCGGACAAGGGCGTGAACGCGCTGGTCGAGCTGTCGCACCAGGTGCTGCAATTGAGCGATTTGTCGCGGCGCGACCAGGGCCTTTCGCTGAACTGGACGGTCTCGCAGGCCGGCACCAACCGCAACGTCATCCCGGCACAGGCCAGCGCCCAGGCGGACGCAAGGGCGTTGAAGGTGTCCGATTTCACCGAGTTGGAGGCCACGCTGCAGCAACGTGTGCAGACCCAGCGCCTCCCCGACGCCAAGGTGCAGCTCCGGTTCGAGATGCGCCGCCCGCCGCTGGAAGCCACGCCCGCGTCGCGCGGCCTGGCTGCCCACGGCGCTACCATCTACGAGGAACTGGGATTGCCGTTGAAGGTGGTCGACGTCGCCAGCGGCGGCGGCACCGACGCCGCGTTCGCCGCCCTCAAGACCGCAGCCCCCGTCATCGAGGGATTCGGCCTGAGCGGCTATGGTGCCCACTCGAACGATGCCGAATACGTGAAGCTGGAGACCATCGTGCCGCGCCTTTACCTCTCGGTGCGCATGATCATGGATGTGGCGCAGGACAAGGTGAAATAA
- a CDS encoding MFS transporter — MSSITADGLAAPAASPVGGEVGPLEQKHLQNANYRAVAGSEELTKTHWHIASANALGWGFDGMDGVIFGLISPLVVKEFALTIPEYRSGIQIALFFGIAGLYFWPWLSDRLGRRTLLAVNIAMFSLLMPVVALSPTFATFVIARSMVGFALNGEWSLGSMLVAETWPARLRGRVISASRASWCLGASLAGGITGLVAADFGWRVAVMVPGVIALLAIYVRATCPESPYWVRAQDRKQRIAETLSRGGSVSDEDKTWFGKAKSVGIRQAFLPDALPATLVALFVACCSTCIFGTVGGWMPLYLATEKHWSTAEYSLFYVFWGLSGFLGLCVAGWLADKIGRRLAFVVTLIEGAIFLTLWVLTDNHVLMWVFGLAWSFGFLGFWGPSTTLTAEVFPTRIRGAANGVVWAIAYFVGFVLFPFVTIALQQYAGSFTLSFLCIPVLMAAMAVGVTMMVPEHSGKELNEIIV, encoded by the coding sequence ATGAGCAGCATCACTGCGGATGGATTAGCCGCACCTGCGGCAAGTCCGGTGGGCGGAGAAGTTGGACCGCTCGAACAGAAACATCTTCAGAACGCCAATTACCGCGCCGTCGCCGGTAGCGAAGAACTCACCAAAACACACTGGCATATTGCTTCCGCCAACGCGCTGGGCTGGGGTTTTGACGGCATGGACGGCGTGATCTTCGGGCTGATCTCGCCCCTGGTGGTCAAGGAATTCGCGCTCACCATTCCCGAATATCGTTCGGGCATACAGATCGCCTTGTTCTTCGGAATAGCCGGGCTTTACTTCTGGCCGTGGCTGTCGGACAGGCTCGGCCGCCGCACGCTGCTCGCCGTCAACATCGCGATGTTCTCGTTGTTGATGCCGGTCGTCGCCCTGTCGCCGACCTTTGCCACGTTCGTGATCGCGCGATCGATGGTCGGCTTCGCGCTCAACGGCGAATGGTCGCTCGGATCGATGCTGGTTGCCGAAACCTGGCCGGCGCGGCTGCGCGGCCGGGTGATCAGCGCGTCGCGCGCGAGCTGGTGTCTCGGTGCATCGCTGGCGGGCGGCATTACGGGATTGGTCGCTGCCGACTTCGGTTGGCGGGTCGCGGTGATGGTGCCCGGCGTGATCGCACTGCTGGCGATCTACGTTCGCGCCACCTGCCCGGAATCGCCCTATTGGGTGCGCGCGCAGGATCGCAAGCAGCGCATTGCGGAAACATTGTCGCGCGGCGGCAGCGTCAGCGACGAGGACAAAACCTGGTTCGGCAAGGCCAAATCGGTCGGCATCCGCCAGGCGTTCCTGCCGGACGCGCTGCCGGCCACGCTGGTGGCGCTGTTCGTGGCGTGCTGCAGCACCTGCATCTTCGGCACCGTCGGCGGCTGGATGCCGCTCTATCTCGCCACCGAAAAACACTGGTCGACCGCCGAATACAGCCTGTTCTACGTGTTCTGGGGCCTCTCGGGATTCCTCGGCCTCTGCGTCGCGGGCTGGCTCGCCGACAAGATCGGCCGCCGGCTGGCCTTCGTCGTGACGCTGATCGAGGGCGCTATCTTCCTGACGCTGTGGGTCCTGACCGACAACCACGTGCTGATGTGGGTGTTCGGTCTGGCCTGGAGTTTTGGCTTCCTCGGCTTCTGGGGGCCGAGCACGACGCTGACCGCGGAAGTGTTTCCGACCCGGATCCGGGGTGCGGCCAATGGCGTGGTGTGGGCGATCGCCTATTTCGTCGGCTTCGTGCTGTTCCCGTTCGTCACCATCGCACTTCAGCAATATGCCGGATCGTTCACGCTGTCGTTCCTCTGCATTCCCGTGCTGATGGCCGCGATGGCGGTCGGCGTGACCATGATGGTGCCGGAACATTCCGGCAAGGAACTGAACGAGATTATCGTGTGA
- a CDS encoding fasciclin domain-containing protein yields MSKRIALLSAAAFSLLALSATITAPASAEEKTVMVGGAAMFPSKNIVQNAVNSKDHTTLVAAVKAAGLVDTLESKGPFTVFAPTNAAFGKLPAGTVDTLVKPENKATLTKILTYHVVPGKLEASDLTDGKKLKTAEGEELTVKKADGKVWIIDAKGGSSMVTISNVNQSNGVIHVVDTVLMPAS; encoded by the coding sequence ATGTCGAAGCGTATTGCACTTCTGTCCGCCGCGGCCTTCAGCCTTCTCGCCCTGTCGGCCACCATCACTGCGCCGGCCAGCGCCGAAGAAAAGACCGTCATGGTCGGCGGCGCCGCGATGTTCCCCTCCAAGAACATCGTTCAGAACGCCGTCAACTCCAAGGACCACACCACGCTGGTCGCCGCGGTGAAGGCCGCCGGCCTGGTCGACACGCTGGAAAGCAAGGGCCCGTTCACGGTGTTCGCGCCGACCAACGCCGCCTTCGGCAAGCTGCCGGCCGGCACCGTCGACACGCTGGTGAAGCCCGAGAACAAGGCGACCCTGACCAAGATCCTCACCTACCATGTGGTTCCCGGCAAGCTCGAGGCGTCGGACCTGACCGATGGCAAGAAGCTCAAGACCGCCGAAGGTGAGGAACTGACCGTCAAGAAGGCCGACGGCAAGGTCTGGATCATCGACGCCAAGGGCGGTTCCTCGATGGTGACGATCTCGAACGTCAATCAGTCGAACGGCGTGATCCATGTGGTCGATACCGTGCTGATGCCGGCGTCCTGA